A section of the Neisseria dumasiana genome encodes:
- a CDS encoding 4-hydroxyproline epimerase: MPHTEYTFSVIDSHTGGEPTRVVYGGFPELSGSSLQEQCADFADRFDHLRRALILEPRGSDVLVGALLCKPQDPASAAGVIFFNNSGYLGMCGHGTIGLIKTLQHLKRIDVGTHTIETPVGNVRCTLHEDGSVSVRNVPAYRYRKDVSLNVEGIGSITGDIAWGGNWFFLVNDHGCTIAPDNLEQLTDVSWRIRTALNEQGITGKDGQEIDHIELFGKTDTANSRSFVLCPGKAYDRSPCGTGTSAKMACLAADGVWPSEKEWIQESVIGSRFAASYEPFPDGLHSEGMIIPTIKGEAHIHAAAEIFVNADDPFRYGIETS, translated from the coding sequence ATGCCGCATACCGAATACACTTTTTCCGTGATCGATTCCCACACCGGCGGCGAGCCGACCCGTGTGGTGTACGGCGGATTCCCCGAGCTTTCCGGCAGCAGTTTGCAGGAGCAGTGCGCCGATTTTGCCGACCGTTTCGACCATTTGCGCCGCGCGTTGATTTTGGAGCCGCGCGGTTCGGATGTTTTGGTGGGCGCGTTGTTGTGCAAGCCGCAAGACCCCGCTTCTGCCGCCGGTGTGATTTTCTTCAACAACAGCGGCTATTTGGGCATGTGCGGCCACGGCACCATCGGCCTGATTAAAACGCTGCAACACCTTAAACGCATTGATGTCGGCACCCACACCATCGAAACGCCGGTGGGCAATGTGCGCTGTACGCTGCATGAAGACGGCTCGGTGAGCGTGCGCAATGTGCCGGCCTACCGCTACCGCAAAGACGTGTCGCTCAATGTGGAAGGCATCGGCAGCATCACCGGTGATATTGCTTGGGGCGGTAACTGGTTTTTCTTGGTGAACGACCACGGCTGCACCATCGCGCCCGACAATCTGGAGCAGCTCACCGATGTTTCATGGCGCATCCGCACCGCGCTGAACGAGCAGGGCATCACCGGTAAAGACGGGCAGGAAATCGACCACATCGAGCTGTTCGGCAAAACCGACACGGCCAACAGCCGCAGCTTCGTGCTCTGCCCGGGCAAAGCCTACGACCGCTCGCCCTGCGGCACGGGCACCAGCGCGAAGATGGCCTGTTTGGCGGCCGACGGCGTGTGGCCGTCTGAAAAAGAATGGATACAGGAAAGCGTGATCGGCAGCCGCTTTGCCGCGTCTTACGAACCGTTTCCAGACGGCCTGCATTCGGAGGGGATGATCATACCGACCATCAAAGGCGAGGCGCACATTCATGCGGCGGCGGAAATTTTTGTGAACGCGGACGACCCGTTCCGTTACGGAATCGAAACATCATGA
- a CDS encoding phosphotyrosine protein phosphatase, whose translation MFNKILIVCIGNICRSPTAERLLQKKMPHLQISSAGLKALAGKDADLQAIRTALRHGLIIAGHTARQLTPAMCGEADLILVMEPQHIDMVADVLPSARSKTMLFAQWLPQKSIPDPYMQTEEFFETVYRKLEEAAEQWAYKLTVRP comes from the coding sequence ATGTTTAACAAGATTTTAATCGTCTGTATCGGCAACATCTGCCGCTCGCCCACGGCGGAGCGGCTGTTGCAGAAAAAAATGCCCCACCTGCAGATATCCTCCGCAGGTTTGAAGGCTCTGGCAGGCAAAGATGCCGATCTGCAAGCCATACGCACGGCGCTGCGGCACGGCCTCATCATCGCCGGACACACCGCCCGCCAGCTTACCCCCGCCATGTGCGGGGAAGCCGATTTGATATTGGTGATGGAACCGCAGCACATCGACATGGTTGCCGACGTACTGCCTTCCGCCCGAAGCAAAACCATGCTGTTCGCCCAATGGCTGCCGCAAAAAAGCATACCCGACCCCTATATGCAGACCGAGGAGTTTTTTGAAACGGTTTACCGGAAACTGGAAGAAGCCGCCGAACAATGGGCATACAAACTGACCGTCAGACCGTAA
- a CDS encoding polysaccharide biosynthesis tyrosine autokinase, which translates to MPTPYPPNLQQKNSSGEIDVGLQLRNLLNYKYPIAIAVVAGGLLGAVYSLSVTPVYRADAMLEVETKQNQILTEINNMLTSSDSPTSEAELELLQSRLVLGKTVDDLQLDQTVEPKYLPVFGRLVHNLRSDIEPELKIHTFTVDEEWRNKPFIITAKSKKLYSVELPNDRIMEGKVGQPLKINGQTTLQINQILAENGQRFTLTKHSRLNAIDHIKQNLTVSSKGKTSPIINLAYKGTEPEKITAILNSIADNYVNQNINRDVQVAASGLAFISEELPRLQATLQEAENKLNEYRKKSGSLDIPVESKGALESLINIETQITNLRTEEAGLAELYTPEHPNYKAVLDKLAVLEKAKRKINQQIADLPNTQQEVIRLTRDVETNQNTYTQLLTKQQELNIMKASAQGNVWIVDYADKPEKPVAPRKAVITLLSAISAGVLTAAWYLLRSVMRHGLNKPEDIETLGLDVAAIIPLSRAQQKHDAALGSKLKGLSASTPRSGYLLTSEAPTDAAVEALRALRTNIYFSMNDAKNNLLMITSPAPGSGKSFIAANLAAVMAQSGKKILLIDGDMRKGYLDDFFDADPEQGLSDILEGKLSPGQAVQETLVPNLSFISHGTLPDNPSELLLDGRLNTLLSRARQRYDYVIIDTPPVLSVTDANIVGQQAGITLMVTRYDKTSAHELDLSVNRLQQSNVEVHGIILNGMKSDSPNGYGYYTSYNYKKA; encoded by the coding sequence ATGCCAACACCATACCCGCCCAACCTCCAACAAAAAAACAGCAGCGGTGAAATCGACGTAGGCCTGCAGCTGCGCAACTTGCTCAACTACAAATACCCGATTGCCATCGCGGTGGTTGCCGGCGGCCTTTTGGGTGCCGTTTACAGCCTGTCGGTTACGCCCGTGTACCGTGCCGACGCCATGCTGGAAGTAGAAACCAAGCAAAACCAGATTCTTACCGAAATCAACAACATGTTGACTTCGTCGGATTCGCCCACATCCGAAGCCGAATTGGAATTACTGCAATCGCGGCTGGTGCTCGGCAAAACCGTCGACGACCTTCAGCTCGACCAAACCGTCGAACCCAAATACCTGCCCGTATTCGGGCGGCTGGTGCACAACCTCAGAAGCGACATCGAACCCGAGCTGAAAATCCATACCTTCACCGTAGATGAAGAATGGCGCAACAAACCGTTTATCATTACCGCCAAAAGCAAAAAACTCTACTCCGTAGAGCTGCCCAACGACCGCATCATGGAAGGCAAAGTCGGCCAGCCGCTCAAAATCAACGGGCAAACCACACTGCAAATCAACCAGATTCTGGCCGAAAACGGACAGCGTTTCACCCTGACCAAACACTCGCGGCTCAATGCCATCGACCACATCAAACAAAACCTGACCGTATCCAGCAAAGGCAAAACCAGCCCCATCATCAATCTGGCATACAAAGGCACCGAACCCGAAAAAATCACCGCCATTCTCAACAGCATCGCCGACAACTACGTTAACCAAAACATCAACCGCGACGTTCAGGTGGCCGCCAGCGGTTTGGCCTTCATCTCGGAAGAGCTGCCCCGCCTTCAAGCCACATTGCAGGAAGCCGAAAACAAATTAAACGAATACCGCAAAAAAAGCGGCTCGCTCGATATTCCCGTCGAATCCAAAGGCGCGCTTGAAAGCCTGATCAACATCGAAACCCAAATCACCAACCTGCGCACCGAAGAAGCCGGCCTGGCAGAACTCTACACGCCCGAGCATCCCAACTACAAAGCCGTGCTCGACAAACTTGCCGTGCTCGAAAAAGCCAAAAGAAAAATCAACCAGCAAATTGCCGACCTGCCCAATACCCAGCAGGAAGTGATCCGCCTGACCCGCGACGTAGAAACCAACCAAAACACCTACACCCAGCTGCTGACCAAACAGCAAGAACTCAACATCATGAAAGCCAGCGCACAAGGTAACGTATGGATTGTCGATTACGCCGACAAACCCGAAAAACCCGTCGCCCCGCGTAAAGCCGTGATTACCCTGCTTTCCGCCATCAGCGCCGGCGTATTGACCGCTGCATGGTATCTGCTGCGTTCCGTGATGCGTCATGGCCTCAATAAGCCCGAAGACATCGAAACGCTCGGCTTGGATGTTGCCGCCATCATCCCCCTTTCACGCGCACAACAGAAACACGATGCCGCCCTCGGCAGCAAGCTCAAAGGCCTTTCCGCCTCCACGCCCCGCTCCGGCTACCTGCTCACCAGCGAAGCACCGACCGATGCCGCCGTGGAAGCCCTGCGCGCCCTGCGTACCAACATTTACTTCTCCATGAACGATGCCAAAAACAACCTGCTGATGATCACCAGCCCCGCACCCGGCTCCGGCAAATCGTTCATCGCCGCCAACCTCGCCGCAGTCATGGCGCAATCCGGCAAAAAAATCCTTTTAATCGACGGCGACATGCGCAAAGGTTATCTCGACGATTTCTTCGATGCCGACCCCGAACAAGGCCTTTCCGACATTCTCGAAGGCAAACTCTCCCCCGGCCAAGCCGTTCAGGAAACCCTTGTGCCCAACCTGAGCTTTATCAGCCACGGCACCCTGCCCGATAACCCGTCCGAACTGCTGCTCGACGGCCGTCTGAACACCCTGCTCAGCCGTGCCCGCCAGCGTTACGACTATGTGATTATCGACACCCCGCCGGTGTTGTCGGTTACCGATGCCAACATTGTCGGCCAGCAGGCAGGCATTACCCTGATGGTTACGCGATACGACAAAACCTCTGCCCACGAACTCGACCTCAGCGTCAACCGCTTGCAGCAAAGCAACGTCGAAGTACACGGCATCATCCTCAACGGCATGAAGAGCGACTCGCCCAACGGCTACGGCTATTACACTTCTTACAACTACAAGAAAGCGTAA
- a CDS encoding alanine/glycine:cation symporter family protein produces MENIVNTLVDYIWGNGLVYLALAVGLYFTVITKGVQFRYLPEMIRLLREKQESGAGISSFQAFCMSLSGRIGVGNIAGVATAIAAGGPGAVFWMIVMALLGGASAFVESTLAQVYKTKVGTEYRGGSPYYIERGLKLKAFAVLVAVVIFLSYGVLVPGIQANTIATSFENAFGLSVWITGTAVSAMLAFLIFGGTKRIARAADRIIPLMALGYVGLMLIVLVSHAAKIPETVSLIIGSAFGTDAVFGGIVGTAISWGVRRAVFSNVAGAGEATFSSAAAEVSHPVKQGLVQGFSVYIDTVLVCTSTAIMILITGMYNVQPPGMETPLVENIPGVVAGSAYTQAALGTVFGDFGGAFVAVGIFFFAFTCLLAYYYIAETALLYLDQKLKYPILSMILRVVFLAVVFTGSVQSASLMWGLGDIGFGSMCYLNLIAIVFLSKPALRALRDYDRQKKAGLDPVFDPREAGIENAEFWVEYAQQHGKR; encoded by the coding sequence ATGGAAAACATAGTCAATACGCTGGTGGACTATATTTGGGGTAACGGCCTCGTTTATCTGGCTTTGGCCGTCGGCCTCTATTTCACCGTGATTACCAAAGGCGTGCAGTTCCGCTATCTGCCCGAAATGATCCGCCTGTTGAGGGAAAAGCAGGAATCCGGCGCGGGTATTTCGTCGTTTCAGGCATTCTGTATGTCGCTGTCGGGGCGTATCGGTGTCGGCAACATCGCCGGCGTGGCCACCGCCATTGCCGCGGGCGGGCCGGGGGCGGTGTTTTGGATGATTGTGATGGCGCTGTTGGGCGGTGCCAGCGCGTTTGTAGAATCGACTTTGGCGCAGGTGTATAAAACCAAAGTCGGCACCGAATACCGCGGCGGCTCGCCTTACTACATCGAACGCGGCCTCAAGCTGAAAGCCTTTGCCGTGCTGGTGGCCGTGGTGATTTTCCTGAGCTACGGCGTGTTGGTGCCGGGCATTCAGGCCAATACCATCGCTACGTCGTTTGAGAACGCCTTCGGCCTGTCCGTATGGATCACCGGCACCGCGGTTTCTGCGATGCTGGCGTTTCTGATTTTCGGCGGCACCAAACGCATCGCCCGCGCCGCCGACCGCATCATCCCGCTGATGGCTTTGGGCTATGTCGGCCTGATGCTGATTGTGTTGGTTAGCCACGCTGCGAAAATTCCCGAAACCGTGAGCCTGATTATCGGCAGCGCGTTCGGCACCGATGCGGTATTCGGCGGCATTGTCGGCACCGCCATTTCGTGGGGCGTGCGCCGCGCCGTGTTCTCCAACGTAGCCGGTGCGGGCGAGGCAACGTTCAGCTCGGCCGCAGCCGAAGTGAGCCATCCCGTGAAACAAGGTTTGGTACAAGGCTTTTCGGTGTATATCGACACCGTGCTGGTGTGCACTTCAACCGCCATCATGATTCTGATTACCGGCATGTATAACGTGCAACCGCCCGGCATGGAAACGCCGCTGGTGGAAAATATCCCCGGCGTGGTTGCAGGCTCGGCCTACACGCAGGCGGCCTTGGGCACGGTGTTCGGCGATTTCGGCGGCGCATTCGTGGCGGTGGGCATTTTCTTCTTTGCTTTCACCTGCCTGCTGGCTTACTACTACATCGCCGAAACCGCGCTGCTTTACCTCGACCAAAAGCTGAAATACCCCATTCTCAGCATGATTTTGCGGGTGGTGTTTTTAGCCGTCGTGTTCACCGGCAGCGTGCAGTCCGCCAGCCTGATGTGGGGCTTGGGCGACATCGGCTTCGGCAGCATGTGTTACCTCAACCTGATTGCCATCGTGTTCCTGAGCAAACCCGCCCTGCGTGCGCTGCGTGATTACGACCGCCAGAAAAAAGCGGGCTTAGACCCGGTATTCGACCCGCGCGAAGCCGGGATTGAGAATGCTGAGTTTTGGGTGGAGTACGCACAACAGCACGGTAAGCGATAA
- the dapA gene encoding 4-hydroxy-tetrahydrodipicolinate synthase translates to MNIEGILVPIVTPFTADNQVDTALLAELVDAFIAKGVRGIVACGTTGEYYALSEDERETVLNTIVKAAAGRCTLIAGVSDMSSEVAAQRAIRAKELGYHGLMLSAPPYSLPSQQGIIEHFEYVASKTDLPIILYNFPARIGVELEFDTVAHLAKHPNIVGIKESTGNFSNALRMIQAKFDNFQVVCGCDDQPLDFFFWGVKSWIAGAANVFPGEQVALFNAAQAQDWNQARQILTNLYPALHSMESGDYNQKAKIGCLNGTKPAGKVRLPLHNLTAQEAAEFTALLK, encoded by the coding sequence ATGAACATCGAAGGTATTTTAGTTCCCATCGTTACCCCGTTTACCGCCGACAATCAGGTCGATACCGCGCTGCTGGCCGAATTGGTGGACGCGTTTATCGCCAAAGGCGTGCGCGGCATCGTGGCCTGCGGCACCACCGGCGAGTATTACGCCTTGTCGGAAGACGAGCGCGAAACCGTGTTGAACACCATCGTCAAAGCTGCCGCAGGCCGCTGCACGCTGATTGCCGGTGTGAGCGATATGTCGAGCGAAGTGGCGGCGCAACGTGCCATACGCGCCAAAGAATTGGGCTACCACGGCCTGATGCTGTCGGCGCCGCCATACAGCCTGCCGTCGCAACAAGGCATTATCGAACACTTTGAATATGTGGCTTCCAAAACCGACTTGCCGATTATTCTCTACAACTTCCCCGCCCGCATCGGCGTGGAACTCGAATTCGACACCGTGGCGCATTTGGCGAAACACCCCAACATCGTCGGCATCAAAGAAAGCACCGGCAATTTCTCCAACGCGCTGCGCATGATTCAGGCGAAATTCGACAATTTCCAAGTGGTGTGCGGCTGCGACGACCAGCCTTTGGATTTCTTCTTCTGGGGCGTGAAAAGCTGGATTGCCGGTGCCGCCAACGTGTTCCCCGGCGAGCAGGTTGCCCTGTTTAACGCCGCACAAGCCCAAGATTGGAACCAAGCCCGCCAAATTCTCACCAATCTTTATCCCGCCCTGCATTCGATGGAATCGGGCGACTACAACCAAAAAGCCAAAATCGGCTGCTTAAACGGCACCAAACCCGCCGGCAAAGTGCGCCTGCCACTGCACAACCTGACCGCGCAGGAAGCCGCCGAATTTACGGCTTTGTTGAAATAA
- a CDS encoding NAD(P)/FAD-dependent oxidoreductase yields the protein MSGQVFSAAVVGGGIVGLSIALALKSSGESVLLLERDTVCGGASYGNAGHIATEQVFPIASPDVLKQLPKMLLDPLGPLRLDWKYLPKITPWLFSLLRHLTPERFRRSHRALMALNSRALPAWQAFAREWGVEKHIRIEGSLLVCETESGQAALQKHGRALNELGVVNEWLDHARLHEREPALADTQRGALFYPDTGHVVDLGGMAADLQQAFIRAGGTVSEHTDVSDIQSFSDGLFRIIGGGKAFEAKRVVIAAGAFSKPWLNKLCGSDVPLDTERGYHLMLPHSRDILNVPVSSFERKFIMTPMNAGLRLAGTVEFAGLDAPPNMERAEQLFRLAEPMLKGRLNRQDAVPWMGFRPSVADSLPVIDRKENVLLAFGHQHLGLTQAPLTAQLVKALYFGEQPAMDLSPYRFNRFGS from the coding sequence ATGAGCGGCCAAGTTTTTTCTGCGGCGGTGGTCGGCGGCGGCATCGTCGGTTTGAGCATTGCGCTGGCATTAAAAAGCAGCGGTGAAAGCGTACTGCTGTTGGAGCGCGATACCGTGTGCGGCGGCGCGTCTTACGGCAATGCAGGGCATATCGCTACCGAACAGGTGTTTCCGATAGCGTCGCCCGACGTGCTCAAGCAGCTGCCGAAAATGCTGCTCGACCCGCTCGGCCCGTTGCGGCTGGACTGGAAATACCTGCCGAAAATCACGCCGTGGCTGTTCAGCCTGCTGCGCCACCTCACGCCCGAACGCTTCCGGCGCAGCCACCGCGCCCTGATGGCGCTCAACAGCCGCGCTTTACCGGCATGGCAGGCGTTTGCGCGCGAGTGGGGCGTGGAAAAACATATCCGCATCGAAGGCTCGCTGCTGGTGTGCGAAACCGAAAGCGGGCAGGCGGCGTTGCAGAAACACGGCAGGGCGTTGAATGAATTGGGCGTGGTCAACGAATGGCTCGACCATGCCCGCCTGCACGAGCGCGAACCGGCGTTGGCCGACACGCAACGCGGTGCGCTGTTTTACCCCGATACCGGCCATGTGGTCGATTTGGGGGGCATGGCGGCGGATTTGCAGCAAGCATTCATACGGGCGGGCGGCACGGTGAGTGAACATACCGACGTTTCCGATATCCAATCCTTTTCAGACGGCCTGTTCCGCATCATCGGCGGCGGCAAAGCGTTTGAAGCCAAGCGCGTGGTGATTGCCGCCGGTGCGTTTTCCAAACCGTGGCTGAACAAGCTGTGCGGCAGCGATGTTCCGCTCGACACCGAACGCGGCTACCACCTGATGCTGCCGCACAGCCGAGATATTTTGAACGTGCCGGTGAGTAGCTTCGAGCGCAAATTCATCATGACGCCCATGAACGCGGGCTTGCGCTTGGCCGGAACGGTGGAGTTTGCCGGGCTGGACGCGCCGCCGAATATGGAACGGGCGGAGCAGCTGTTCCGCTTGGCCGAGCCTATGCTCAAAGGCCGTCTGAACCGGCAAGATGCCGTGCCGTGGATGGGTTTCCGCCCGTCGGTTGCCGATTCGCTGCCGGTAATCGACCGCAAAGAAAACGTTTTGCTAGCGTTCGGGCACCAGCATTTGGGGCTGACCCAAGCGCCGCTGACCGCGCAATTGGTCAAAGCCCTGTATTTCGGCGAACAGCCTGCCATGGATTTAAGCCCTTACCGTTTTAACCGTTTCGGCAGCTAG
- a CDS encoding aldehyde dehydrogenase translates to MKTVEQIFEAAKAGSLWAGHLIPNHADSGKKLENRTPIDNSLIGYIADGSEQDMDAAVRAARAAFSDGLWADQSPSEKRAVLLRWAQLIEEHAEELAALDCIDAGKPISECINTDMPATIETFYFYAEYVDKAFGRVAPTGKDAMGLIVHEPVGVVGAVLPWNFPAQMFAWKVVPALAAGNSVIVKPAELTSLSAYRMVQLAHEAGVPEAALTLVCGLGETVGKALGMHHDVDMVAFTGSTEVGRYFLEYSAKSNLKEIVLECGGKSPQIVFADADLDKAVPSILAAAFWNMGENCSCGSRLIVEASIKDTLLAKLSDGLKQDWKVGDPRLPETNLGPLVEEAHFDKVCRYFDTALKEGGKLLTGGKTGEGWYFEPAIIDGVTADMTVFKEEVFGPVLAVTTFGSEEEAVRLANQSDYGLAASFYTSDVRRAHRVARKIQAGTVSVNGFSEGSIATPFGGYKQSGFGGRDKGVEAFEQYTQAKTIWFVE, encoded by the coding sequence ATGAAAACCGTTGAACAAATCTTCGAGGCCGCCAAAGCAGGCAGCCTGTGGGCGGGGCATTTGATTCCGAACCACGCCGATTCGGGCAAGAAGCTGGAAAACCGCACGCCTATCGACAATTCCCTTATCGGCTATATCGCCGACGGCAGCGAGCAGGATATGGATGCCGCCGTGCGCGCCGCGCGGGCTGCGTTTTCAGACGGCCTCTGGGCAGACCAAAGCCCGTCTGAAAAGCGGGCCGTGCTGCTGCGTTGGGCGCAATTGATTGAAGAACACGCCGAAGAGCTGGCCGCGTTGGACTGTATCGATGCGGGCAAGCCCATCAGCGAGTGCATCAACACCGATATGCCCGCCACCATCGAAACCTTTTATTTCTACGCCGAATATGTCGATAAAGCCTTCGGCCGCGTCGCCCCCACCGGCAAAGACGCCATGGGCTTGATTGTGCACGAGCCGGTCGGCGTGGTCGGCGCGGTGTTGCCGTGGAACTTCCCCGCGCAGATGTTCGCGTGGAAAGTGGTGCCGGCATTGGCGGCAGGCAATTCGGTGATTGTGAAACCGGCCGAGCTGACTTCGCTGAGTGCCTACCGCATGGTGCAGCTGGCGCATGAAGCGGGCGTGCCCGAAGCGGCGCTGACGCTGGTGTGCGGCTTGGGCGAAACGGTGGGCAAGGCTTTGGGCATGCATCACGATGTCGATATGGTGGCCTTTACCGGCTCTACCGAAGTCGGCCGTTATTTCTTGGAATATTCGGCCAAGAGCAATTTGAAAGAGATTGTGTTGGAATGCGGTGGCAAAAGCCCGCAAATCGTGTTTGCCGACGCCGATTTGGATAAAGCCGTGCCGTCGATTTTGGCCGCCGCATTCTGGAACATGGGCGAAAACTGCAGCTGCGGCTCACGCCTGATTGTGGAAGCAAGCATTAAAGACACCTTGCTGGCCAAGCTTTCAGACGGCCTCAAGCAAGATTGGAAAGTCGGCGATCCGCGCCTGCCTGAAACCAATCTCGGCCCGCTGGTGGAAGAGGCGCATTTCGATAAGGTGTGCCGCTATTTTGATACCGCATTGAAAGAGGGCGGCAAACTGCTTACCGGCGGCAAAACCGGCGAAGGCTGGTATTTCGAGCCGGCGATCATCGACGGCGTAACCGCCGATATGACCGTGTTTAAAGAAGAGGTTTTCGGCCCGGTGCTGGCCGTTACCACCTTCGGCAGCGAAGAAGAAGCCGTTCGTTTGGCCAACCAATCGGACTACGGCTTGGCCGCTTCGTTCTACACCTCCGATGTCCGCCGCGCCCACCGCGTTGCCCGCAAAATTCAGGCAGGCACGGTATCGGTAAACGGCTTTTCGGAAGGCAGCATCGCCACGCCGTTCGGCGGCTACAAGCAATCCGGCTTCGGCGGCCGCGACAAAGGCGTGGAAGCGTTTGAGCAGTACACGCAGGCAAAAACGATTTGGTTTGTGGAATAA